The Altererythrobacter sp. CAU 1644 genome has a window encoding:
- a CDS encoding putative nucleotidyltransferase substrate binding domain-containing protein, which produces MDTSLLHEIDGFLVDVPAFAALDIATRQTVSKQIEISYFRRGTPITQAGDDNQFLSIIRSGSVELRLGGTELHARLGERDCFGYPSLIRRGPAQNEATANEDCLLYRLPAERFHRLWEDHPAFRHFFDLDEAGRLRRAVGSLRAENAGSAPEESFGTHIPLGKIVSPRVLVSCDPGLTIGDAARMMADQDVSVLPVLEQDALVGILTDKDLRRRVLAVQLDLTVPVAQVMTPDPITAGESQTVLDALVAMTTHNIRHLPVVDASNDLVGIVSSSDVLSQLGSNSFHLAREVQTARDLPSLVDASAHLPRAVAGLVEAGVDADPVARYVSSIGELFHRRILALAEQELGPPPVPYALVCFGSLARSEVSLGSDQDNGFVFAETYSREKHDGYFAELGRRLADGLDSTGYRYCPGDIMASNPEYRATVGEWIERFAGWIEDPDPQAILESGIFFDIRPVTGEARLVEQLRTETYQRAAKNRIFTSFVARAAASSAVPLGFFRNFLLEKDAVEGKVLDLKAQAINPVIDLARTHAIANGIEATNTVERLRAASDAGALDKEAARDLAACFEFVRDVRFRHQAAQIRRGECPSNKLDPAELSRFDREHLRDAFKLIRAELDRLRTAYAGGLT; this is translated from the coding sequence ATGGATACCTCGCTTCTCCATGAAATAGACGGTTTCCTCGTCGATGTTCCCGCGTTCGCTGCGCTCGACATCGCGACGCGCCAGACCGTATCGAAGCAGATCGAGATCTCGTATTTTCGCCGCGGGACCCCCATCACGCAAGCCGGCGACGACAATCAGTTCCTTTCGATCATTCGTTCGGGCAGTGTCGAACTGCGCCTTGGCGGAACGGAATTGCATGCCCGGTTGGGCGAACGCGATTGCTTCGGATATCCCTCGCTAATCCGCCGCGGACCAGCGCAAAACGAGGCGACCGCCAACGAGGATTGCCTGCTCTACCGGCTGCCTGCCGAACGCTTTCACAGGCTGTGGGAAGATCATCCGGCGTTCAGGCACTTCTTCGATCTCGACGAAGCCGGGCGGCTACGGCGAGCGGTTGGGTCGCTACGGGCTGAGAACGCCGGCTCTGCCCCCGAAGAAAGCTTCGGAACGCATATCCCGCTCGGCAAGATCGTTTCGCCGCGAGTTCTCGTCTCCTGCGATCCGGGACTGACGATCGGCGATGCCGCCAGAATGATGGCGGATCAGGACGTCTCCGTACTCCCGGTGCTGGAGCAGGATGCGCTGGTGGGAATCCTTACCGACAAGGACTTGCGGCGCAGGGTTCTGGCGGTGCAGCTCGACCTCACCGTGCCGGTGGCGCAGGTGATGACGCCCGATCCAATCACCGCCGGCGAGAGCCAGACCGTGCTCGATGCCCTAGTCGCCATGACCACGCACAATATTCGCCATCTGCCGGTGGTCGATGCATCGAATGACCTGGTTGGGATCGTGTCATCTAGCGACGTACTGTCCCAGCTAGGGTCGAACTCGTTTCACCTTGCGCGCGAAGTGCAAACTGCGCGCGACCTGCCTTCGCTGGTCGACGCGAGCGCCCATTTGCCGCGGGCGGTCGCGGGCCTGGTCGAGGCGGGCGTCGATGCCGATCCCGTCGCGCGTTACGTCAGCTCGATAGGCGAGTTGTTCCACCGCCGCATCCTGGCCTTGGCCGAGCAGGAGCTCGGGCCGCCGCCGGTTCCATACGCGCTGGTTTGCTTCGGGTCGCTGGCGCGCAGCGAAGTATCGCTCGGATCGGATCAGGATAACGGATTCGTCTTTGCAGAGACCTATTCGCGCGAAAAGCATGACGGCTATTTCGCCGAGCTCGGGCGACGTCTGGCAGACGGGCTCGACAGCACCGGATATCGCTATTGCCCGGGGGACATCATGGCGTCCAACCCGGAGTATCGGGCGACGGTCGGCGAATGGATCGAGCGCTTTGCCGGATGGATCGAAGATCCCGACCCGCAGGCCATCCTGGAGAGCGGCATCTTCTTCGACATCCGTCCCGTTACCGGCGAGGCGAGGCTGGTCGAACAGCTTCGGACGGAGACCTATCAGAGGGCGGCAAAAAACCGGATCTTCACATCGTTTGTCGCGCGGGCTGCAGCGAGCTCGGCCGTCCCGCTCGGCTTCTTCCGCAACTTCCTGCTCGAGAAGGACGCGGTCGAAGGCAAGGTGCTCGACCTCAAGGCGCAGGCGATAAACCCTGTTATCGATCTTGCGCGAACCCACGCGATTGCCAACGGAATCGAGGCCACCAACACCGTCGAGCGATTGCGCGCCGCCAGCGATGCGGGGGCGCTCGACAAGGAAGCTGCACGCGATCTTGCAGCCTGCTTCGAGTTCGTGCGTGATGTTCGCTTCCGGCATCAGGCAGCACAGATCCGGCGGGGCGAGTGCC
- a CDS encoding molybdenum cofactor synthesis domain-containing protein, whose product MPGIDETLTFHPLNIAILTISDTRTLETDTSGELLASRIVTAGHDLIARAIVRDDVAAIRAQLEAWLAQPEIEIILTTGGTGFSPRDNTPEAVRPLLRREMDGFSVAFHQRSLESVGVATMQSRAFAGQARDAFVFCIPGSTGACRDAWDGLLEFEFDSRHKPCSIAGALPRLREVCA is encoded by the coding sequence TTGCCAGGCATTGACGAAACCCTGACATTTCATCCGCTGAATATCGCGATACTGACAATCTCTGATACGCGGACGCTCGAGACGGACACTTCGGGCGAGCTTCTGGCGTCGCGTATCGTCACTGCTGGCCATGACTTGATCGCTCGGGCGATCGTCAGGGATGACGTTGCCGCCATCCGGGCCCAGCTAGAGGCGTGGCTGGCACAACCCGAGATCGAAATCATCCTTACGACCGGCGGCACCGGTTTCTCGCCGCGAGACAACACGCCGGAGGCTGTCAGGCCGCTGTTGCGGCGCGAAATGGACGGTTTCTCGGTCGCCTTCCACCAAAGGAGTCTTGAATCGGTCGGCGTCGCTACGATGCAGTCGCGCGCCTTTGCAGGGCAGGCCCGAGATGCCTTCGTCTTCTGCATCCCGGGATCGACAGGCGCCTGCCGCGATGCTTGGGACGGGTTGCTTGAGTTCGAATTCGACAGCCGCCACAAGCCGTGCTCGATCGCAGGAGCGCTGCCGCGATTGCGGGAAGTGTGTGCCTGA